The Sesamum indicum cultivar Zhongzhi No. 13 linkage group LG1, S_indicum_v1.0, whole genome shotgun sequence genome includes a window with the following:
- the LOC105163037 gene encoding pollen receptor-like kinase 3: MHEQPWILHLKHLFFSFLFPLMAIIHVLGSSIFFYVFLLNFPIITSSVSESEALLKLKGSFTNATALDSWRPGTEPCAKVKPWVGVICDNTVVSALRLGNLGLSGTIDIEALASLSGLRSIGFMSNAFSGPIPEFHRMGALKALFLSKNQFSGEIPTDYFTKLLGLKKVWLSGNRFSGPIPSSLGQLSHLMELHLEDNQFSGPIPSLVQQSLISLDLSNNDLEGQIPSSMAKFPANAFKGNPGLCGGSLGKPCNTSVQSSNIIAENNGPRRTIFIWVLVASAVLFLLMAAGIFVLKQRQDRFDLVIEDSPSISASSIRKKDFDTGRDGLGSGHRIGSSQKGSSRFARGVGDIVMLNYEKGEFGLADMMRAAAEVLGNGSLGSSYKATMASGLTVVVKRVKEIPKMGRDHFDAEMRKLASLNHENVLPPLAYHYRKDEKLFVYEYQPKGSLLFLLHGDRGVAHAQLTWPVRLKIIQGIARGLGYLHSELSLLDLPHGDLKSSNVLLTPGFEPLLTDYGFCALVSSSHAAQALAAYKSPEAALDHSISPKCDVFCLGVIILEILTGKFPSHNLSNGEGGTDLVQWVRLAASEGREADLFDPDIMSTKAIIHQMEQLLHIGVACTQSNPDHRLDLAEAISRIEGLKPVDTSYQQTEMNHVLPPSAEAYGVDHHNRRSARRSDIIVHQSRNSSIDLDVS; encoded by the exons ATGCATGAACAGCCATGGATATTACATCTTAAgcacctttttttttcttttctttttcctcttatGGCCATTATTCATGTTCTTGgatcatccatttttttctatgtttttctGCTCAATTTTCCTATCATTACAAGCTCAGTTTCTGAATCTGAAGCTCTTTTGAAGCTCAAAGGATCATTCACGAATGCAACTGCTCTTGATTCTTGGCGGCCCGGAACAGAGCCCTGCGCCAAAGTCAAGCCATGGGTTGGCGTAATTTGTGACAACACCGTGGTTTCGGCCCTTCGACTTGGAAATTTGGGCCTGTCGGGGACGATAGATATTGAGGCATTGGCTTCTCTTTCGGGCTTGAGAAGTATTGGTTTCATGTCGAATGCATTTTCAGGCCCGATCCCGGAGTTCCATCGGATGGGCGCTTTGAAGGCGTTGTTCCTTTCCAAGAACCAATTTTCAGGTGAGATTCCAACGGATTACTTCACGAAATTGTTGGGGTTGAAGAAGGTTTGGTTATCGGGAAACAGGTTTTCGGGCCCGATTCCATCTTCGTTAGGCCAGTTATCCCATTTGATGGAGTTGCATCTCGAGGACAATCAGTTTTCGGGCCCAATTCCTTCACTCGTGCAGCAAAGTTTGATCTCTCTCGACCTTTCTAACAATGACTTGGAGGGGCAGATCCCTTCAAGCATGGCGAAGTTTCCCGCGAATGCATTTAAGGGGAATCCCGGGCTTTGTGGTGGGAGTCTTGGAAAGCCCTGCAACACGTCTGTgcaatcatcaaatattatagcAGAAAACAATGGTCCCCGACGAACCATATTCATTTGGGTTCTAGTCGCATCAGCTGTCCTGTTTCTGCTAATGGCAGCCGGGATATTCGTGCTCAAACAAAGGCAAGATAGGTTTGACCTGGTGATCGAAGACTCACCTAGTATAAGTGCATCAAGCATAAGGAAGAAGGATTTTGACACAGGCCGGGATGGACTCGGCTCAGGCCATCGGATAGGGTCCAGCCAGAAAGGGTCGTCAAGATTTGCAAGAGGGGTTGGGGATATAGTGATGTTGAATTATGAAAAGGGTGAGTTCGGATTGGCTGATATGATGAGAGCAGCAGCTGAGGTGCTTGGGAATGGCTCTTTGGGTTCTTCATACAAAGCCACTATGGCTAGTGGATTGACAGTTGTGGTGAAGAGAGTAAAGGAGATTCCTAAGATGGGGAGAGATCATTTCGATGCTGAGATGAGAAAGCTTGCGAGTTTAAACCATGAGAACGTATTGCCACCTCTCGCTTATCACTACCGTAAAGATGAAAAGCTTTTTGTCTATGAGTATCAACCCAAAGGCAGTTTACTCTTTCTGTTGCATG GTGATCGAGGAGTAGCTCATGCACAGCTGACCTGGCCTGTGAGATTGAAGATAATTCAAGGGATAGCCAGAGGATTGGGCTATCTTCATTCTGAACTCTCTTTACTCGACTTGCCCCATGGTGACCTCAAGTCGAGTAACGTTCTATTAACCCCAGGATTCGAGCCTTTGCTCACAGACTACGGATTCTGCGCCTTGGTCAGCAGCAGCCACGCCGCACAAGCACTGGCCGCGTATAAGTCTCCAGAAGCTGCGCTGGATCACTCTATATCACCAAAGTGCGATGTTTTCTGCCTGGGAGTCATAATTCTCGAAATCCTTACAGGGAAGTTCCCATCTCACAATCTCAGCAATGGGGAAGGCGGGACGGACCTAGTCCAATGGGTGCGATTGGCTGCTTCTGAGGGGAGAGAGGCCGATTTGTTCGATCCAGACATTATGAGCACCAAAGCTATAATACATCAGATGGAGCAACTCCTCCACATTGGTGTTGCTTGCACGCAGAGCAACCCTGATCATCGGTTGGACCTCGCAGAAGCCATCAGCAGAATAGAGGGCTTAAAGCCAGTAGACACGAGTTATCAGCAAACGGAAATGAACCATGTTCTGCCACCGTCTGCCGAAGCATATGGAGTAGACCATCACAACAGGCGTTCAGCCAGACGGTCTGACATCATTGTGCATCAATCACGCAATAGTAGTATTGATTTGGATGTATCTTGA
- the LOC105163047 gene encoding exocyst complex component EXO70A1, which yields MEPPESTAAEKIILQWDSTASEDARERMIFTGDRQEIDRYLDAVDELQKAMSSATLSDSSSTTSSALQIAMARLEDEFRNILLSHTSPVEADWLTESTQLEFASQEFELKEEIAESSSDKQLEHQESNSSSTSSCYKTTSSIREVDLIPSDAVYDLRCIAERMIAAGYLRECIQVYASVRKSAVDASLKKLNVEKLSIGDIQRLGWETLETKIRRWIRAAKICVRVLFASERRLCEEIFEGLGNSADDACFMETIKSPAIQLFNFAEAISISRRSPEKLFKILDLHDALSDLLPDIESVFESKSSESIRVQAVEILSRLAEAARGILSEFENAVLREPSKVPVPGGTIHPLTRYVMNYISLISDYKQTLIELIVSKPSTGSRYSSDPNVPDMDLSEYEGQTSTLALHLIWIIVILQFNLDGKSKHYKDASLAHLFMMNNVHYIVQKIKGSPELREMIGDDYLKKLTGKFRLAATNYQRSTWVRVLHCLRDEGLHVSGSFSSGVSKSALRERFKAFNAMFEEVHRTQATWLIPDTQLREELRISISEKLIPAYRSFLGRFRSHIESGRHPENYIKYSVEDLENAVLDFFEGYPVSQHLRRRSE from the coding sequence ATGGAACCGCCGGAATCAACCGCCGCAGAGAAAATAATCCTCCAGTGGGATTCCACGGCGTCGGAAGATGCTCGTGAAAGAATGATCTTCACCGGTGACCGTCAGGAAATCGACCGTTACCTTGACGCAGTCGACGAGCTCCAGAAGGCCATGTCCTCCGCCACTTTGTCTGATTCCTCATCCACCACCTCCTCCGCGCTCCAGATCGCGATGGCTCGACTCGAGGACGAGTTCCGCAACATCCTCCTCTCCCACACTTCCCCTGTCGAGGCCGACTGGCTCACGGAGTCAACTCAATTGGAGTTCGCTTCTCAGGAATTTGAGTTGAAAGAAGAGATCGCTGAAAGTAGCTCCGACAAACAGTTGGAGCATCAGGAGAGCAACAGTAGCTCCACGAGCAGCTGTTACAAGACTACTAGCAGTATACGAGAAGTAGATCTTATACCCAGCGATGCCGTCTACGATCTCCGCTGCATCGCGGAGCGGATGATCGCCGCCGGATACTTGCGTGAGTGTATTCAGGTGTACGCGAGCGTGCGCAAGTCTGCGGTGGACGCGAGCTTGAAGAAGCTCAACGTTGAGAAATTGAGCATCGGCGATATACAACGACTCGGGTGGGAGACGCTGGAGACGAAGATCCGGCGTTGGATACGGGCTGCAAAGATATGCGTCCGCGTGCTCTTTGCGAGCGAAAGGAGGTTGTGCGAGGAGATATTCGAAGGTTTGGGAAATTCAGCAGATGATGCTTGTTTTATGGAAACTATTAAAAGTCCTGCTATTCAGTTGTTTAATTTCGCGGAGGCGATTAGCATTAGCAGGCGGTCGCCtgagaaattatttaagataTTGGATTTACATGATGCTTTGTCCGATTTATTGCCTGATATTGAGTCTGTGTTTGAGTCGAAATCGAGCGAATCCATTAGAGTACAAGCTGTTGAGATATTATCTAGGTTAGCTGAGGCTGCGAGAGGGATACTATCGGAATTTGAGAATGCTGTGCTCAGGGAACCTTCAAAAGTACCCGTTCCTGGAGGGACGATTCATCCCTTGACTAGATATGTGATGAATTATATTAGTTTGATTTCGGATTATAAACAGACATTGATTGAATTGATTGTGTCGAAGCCCTCAACAGGGTCAAGGTATTCAAGTGATCCGAATGTACCAGATATGGATCTTTCCGAATATGAGGGGCAGACTTCAACTTTGGCGCTTCATTTGATCTGGATTATTGTGATTTTGCAATTCAATTTGGATGGCAAGTCCAAGCACTACAAGGATGCTTCCTTGGCTCATTTGTTTATGATGAACAATGTCCATTACATTGTGCAGAAGATTAAGGGGTCCCCGGAGTTGAGGGAAATGATTGGAGatgattatttgaaaaagttgACTGGGAAATTCCGGTTGGCTGCTACCAACTACCAGCGGTCAACCTGGGTCAGGGTGCTGCATTGCTTAAGAGACGAGGGTTTGCATGTAAGTGGAAGCTTTTCTTCTGGTGTGTCAAAGAGCGCTTTGAGAGAGAGATTCAAAGCCTTCAATGCTATGTTTGAGGAGGTGCATAGAACTCAGGCCACATGGTTGATACCTGATACTCAGCTCCGCGAGGAACTTAGGATTTCCATATCGGAGAAGCTTATCCCAGCTTATAGATCATTTCTTGGAAGGTTCAGAAGTCATATTGAGAGCGGGAGGCACCCAGAGAACTACATCAAGTACTCAGTTGAGGACCTTGAGAATGCAGTATTGGACTTCTTTGAGGGATACCCAGTGTCCCAGCATCTGAGGAGAAGATCTGAGTAA
- the LOC105163057 gene encoding transmembrane protein 87A: MLRLSSVITILPLLAVLLLCALRIEASVHEYAGEKFVGKGNAFVVHGGSEGIYASGPALNESSPGDSFIRLEKIVFRRPLDLSNFSSGSVHAILFEVDDRETIGGSAYGGQRAVCCTADLAKLGVCKQGQIIHRPSTNNPGWPQVFGASFDMDATETTLQPRSIQITKTGMYNLYFIHCDPKLKEVTVDGKTVWKNPTGYLPGRMAPLMRFYGFMSLAFVLLGIFWFSQYARFWREVLPLQNCITLVITLGMFEMALWYFDYAEFNEAGVRPTGITVWAVTFGTVKRTVSRLIILIVSMGYGVVRPTLGGLTSKVILLGGTFFVASEVLELIENVGAVSDLSGKARLFFVLPVAILDAFFILWIFTSLSSTLNKLQARRLSAKLDIYRKFTNALAVAVIVSVGWICYELYFKSKDVYNEQWQNAWIIPAFWQVLSYSLLCVICALWAPSQNSMRYAYSSEDAAEDFDKDETLKLIKPSPLASKDVRSPELRSVGSGNGLSHTDLQEEKTA; this comes from the exons ATGTTGCGCTTGAGCTCCGTAATTACCATTCTGCCCCTTCTGGCGGTGCTACTGCTCTGTGCCCTCCGCATTGAGGCGTCGGTGCATGAGTACGCCGGAGAGAAGTTCGTCGGCAAAGGAAATGCATTCGTTGTCCACGGAGGAAGCGAGGGGATTTACGCTTCTGGACCTGCACTCAATGAGTCCTCCCCCGGGGACTCTTTTATTCG ATTGGAAAAGATTGTATTCCGGAGGCCTTTGGATCTATCTAATTTCAGCTCAGGATCAGTTcatgcaattttatttgagGTGGATGACAGGGAGACAATAGGTGGTTCCGCATATGGAGGTCAAAGAGCTGTGTGTTGCACAGCAGATCTTGCAAAACTTGGAGTCTGCAAGCAAGGCCAAATTATTCACCGGCCATCTACTAATAATCCAGGTTGGCCTCAAGTATTTGGTGCCTCATTTGATATGGATGCGACAGAGACTACTCTTCAGCCAAGGTCCATACAAATTACGAAAACTGGAATGTATAATCTGTATTTCATTCACTGTGATCCCAAACTTAAAGAGGTTACTGTTGACGGGAAAACTGTCTGGAAAAATCCTACTGGTTACCTACCTGGTAGAATGGCACCACTGATGAGATTCTATGGGTTCATGTCTCTGGCATTTGTGCTGCTAGGGATCTTCTGGTTTTCACAGTATGCTAGATTCTGGAGAGAGGTTCTTCCATTACAAAACTGTATTACACTTGTCATAACCTTAGGAATGTTTGAGATGGCCCTGTGGTACTTTGATTATGCTGAGTTCAATGAAGCTGGAGTCAGACCCACCGGGATCACTGTCTGGGCAGTCACTTTTGGAACAGTGAAACGTACTGTATCAAGATTGATCATTCTCATTGTTTCTATGGGTTATGGTGTTGTCAGACCTACCTTAGGAGGTCTTACATCAAAAGTTATTTTACTTGGAGGGACTTTCTTTGTTGCATCTGAAGTGCTTGAACTGATTGAAAATGTTGGTGCTGTGAGTGATCTCTCAGGGAAGGCTAGACTGTTTTTTGTCCTTCCTGTGGCAATTTTGGATGCTTTCTTCATTCTTTGGATATTTACCTCCCTCTCCTCAACTTTGAATAAGCTTCAG GCTAGAAGGCTGAGCGCCAAGTTGGATATTTACAGGAAGTTCACGAATGCATTAGCTGTTGCAGTTATCGTGTCTGTTGGATGGATTTGCTATGAG CTTTATTTCAAGTCAAAAGATGTATACAACGAGCAATGGCAGAATGCTTGGATCATTCCTGCCTTCTGGCAAGTCTTGTCTTACTCTCTCTTGTGTGTCATATGTGCTCTTTGGGCGCCATCACAGAACTCAATGCG ATATGCTTACTCTTCTGAGGATGCCGCTGAAGATTTTGACAAGGATGAGACCTTGAAACTCATAAAACCGTCCCCACTGGCTTCTAAGGATGTACGGAGTCCTGAACTAAGATCAGTCGGGAGtggaaatggtttatcccACACAGAccttcaagaagaaaaaactgcATAA
- the LOC105163065 gene encoding sm-like protein LSM1B has protein sequence MSWAGPEDVYLSTSLASYLDKKLLVLLRDGRKLLGILRSFDQFANAVIEGACERVIVGDLYCDIPLGLYVIRGENVVLIGELDLDKEELPPHMTRVSAAEIRRAQKAEREASELKGTMKKRMDFLDMD, from the exons ATGTCTTGGGCAGGCCCGGAAGATGTCTACCTCTCCACTTCTCTTGCTAGTTATCTTGATA AGAAACTTCTTGTATTACTCCGAGATGGCCGGAAACTATTAGGGATTCTTCGTTCCTTTGATCAATTCG CTAATGCTGTCATAGAAGGGGCATGTGAGCGTGTTATTGTTGGTGATCTGTATTGCGACATTCCATTAGGTCTATATGTAATCCGTGGGGAAAACGTTGTCTTGATAGGGGAGCTG GACTTGGACAAGGAGGAACTTCCCCCACATATGACTCGTGTTTCAGCAGCAGAAATAAGAAGG GCACAAAAAGCCGAAAGGGAGGCGTCAGAGCTCAAGGGTACCATGAAAAAGAGGATGGACTTCCTCGACATGGATTGA
- the LOC105164552 gene encoding uncharacterized protein LOC105164552 has product MKFFNWMQSKFSSGQGDKRANSVLDTNHKRVEPPKEGFSDWPHSLLTIGTLGNKDLTDKQEIVKVDQNLQNGRTPQEEQCSSPDFSEFTAEEVGKLQKELTKLLRRKPAASKPEERMADLPLDRFLNCPSSLEVDRTVSDRFSTYSVDDKDEEEIDRTIRIILGRCKDVCEKKKKKTAIGKKSLSFLVKKMFVCSSGFVPTPSLRDTLQESRMEKLLRTMLSKKIYHRSSSRATSTKKCLQDGRPTLTNPETEDESHDKYRDGSKWDKTDSEYIVLEI; this is encoded by the exons ATGAAG TTCTTCAACTGGATGCAAAGTAAGTTCAGTTCAGGCCAAGGGGATAAAAGGGCTAATTCAGTTCTTGATACAa ATCATAAAAGGGTAGAACCACCGAAAGAAGGGTTCAGTGACTGGCCTCACAGCTTGCTAACGATCGGGACGTTAGGCAACAAAGACCTCACAGACAAGCAAGAGATTGTTAAAGTTGATCAAAATCTACAGAATGGAAGAACCCCTCAAGAAGAGCAATGTTCATCACCCGATTTCTCAGAATTCACAGCTGAAGAAGTAGGGAAGTTACAGAAGGAACTGACGAAGCTTCTGAGGCGAAAACCGGCTGCCTCAAAACCTGAGGAGCGGATGGCTGATCTACCACTGGACAGGTTCCTCAACTGCCCTTCAAGCCTAGAGGTGGACCGCACGGTTTCTGATAGGTTCAGCACGTATTCAGTCGACGATAAGGATGAGGAAGAAATAGACAGAACCATTAGGATCATCCTAGGAAGATGCAAAGACGTCTgcgaaaagaagaagaagaagacagCAATTGGGAAAAAATCACTGTCTTTCCTAGTCAAGAAAATGTTTGTCTGCAGCAGTGGATTCGTGCCAACTCCTAGTTTACGCGATACCcttcaagaatcaagaatggAGAAG CTTCTGAGGACAATGCTGTCCAAAAAGATATACCATCGGAGTTCGTCTAGAGCAACATCGACAAAGAAGTGTCTACAGGATGGTAGGCCGACATTAACGAATCCAGAAACGGAGGACGAATCACACGATAAATACCGGGATGGATCTAAATGGGATAAAACTGATTCTGAGT ATATTGTTCTAGAGATATAG
- the LOC105163073 gene encoding uncharacterized protein LOC105163073, protein MATATMATAAGAAALLYYTLNKKLQSSPATGDDDENGSEVHNDAALGIDRISNRLIQAPATWLETISTLSETLRFTYSETLGKWPIGDLAFGISFLLKRQGNLHVSREFGGKDSSQLKGPEIAAELRYLLNLLTLCWHFSKKPFDLFLEETGYSHEDVILHEPKAGILKPAFTVLVDHKTKSFLLLIRGTHSVKDTLTAVTGVVVPFHHTVVCGGGVSNLVLGYAHCGMVAAARWIAKLATPLLLTALDSYPDYKLKIVGHSLGGGTAALLTYILRERKELSTATCVAFAPAACMTWELAESGNDFITSVINGADLVPTFSAASVDDLRAEVTASAWLNDLRNQIERTRILSTVYRSASALGSRLPSMATAKAKVAGAGAILRPVSSGTQVVMRRAQSMAQAAWSRPSLQISSWSCIGPRRRPSAAHLTCNVNEDPSESSSTQQDPSEPFLTTVEETTTVTETTDLPISSSKGLGRRSDSDTTENSTDSESDYGDHYQDRMTEVELWQELEHELYEETKPEEVDTVKEIREEESEAIAEVSDTQSQSSVPNTNEVHRFFPAGRILHIVSLVSDEPDQESDNNTSTSSDLEHSQEEDDDTKVGIFLTPRSLYSKLRLSQTMIADHFMPVYRRQIEKLIREVEKEGISDSHNSEDEIQ, encoded by the exons ATGGCGACCGCCACAATGGCCACAGCAGCAGGTGCAGCTGCACTTCTGTACTATACATTAAACAAAAAACTGCAGTCAAGTCCGGCAAcaggtgatgatgatgaaaatggaagTGAGGTACATAATGATGCTGCTTTGGGGATTGATAGAATTTCCAATAGACTTATACAAGCTCCTGCAACATGGTTAGAAACAATTTCAACATTATCGGAGACCCTTAGATTCACTTATTCAGAGACCTTGGGAAAGTGGCCCATTGGTGATTTGGCATTTGGCATCAGCTTTCTCTTAAAAAGGCAG GGAAACTTACATGTCAGCCGTGAATTTGGCGGTAAAGATAGTTCACAGCTTAAAGGACCTGAAATTGCGGCCGAGCTCagatatcttttaaatttgctaactCTCTGTTGGCATTTCTCCAAGAAACCTTTTGACTTATTTCTGGAGGAGACTGGCTACTCCCATGAAGATGTTATCCTCCACGAACCTAAAGCTGGA ATTCTAAAGCCAGCCTTTACTGTCTTGGTTGACCACAAAACAAAAAGCTTCCTGTTACTTATCCGTGGGACTCATAGTGTCAAGGACACTTTGACAGCAGTTACTGGAGTAGTCGTGCCATTCCATCATACGGTAGTGTGTGGGGGAGGAGTCAGCAACTTGGTTTTAGGTTACGCACATTGTGGAATGGTTGCAGCTGCTAGATGGATTGCAAAGCTTGCCACACCTTTACTTCTTACGGCGCTTGACAGTTACCCTGATTATAAACTTAAG ATAGTAGGACATTCTCTTGGTGGCGGAACCGCTGCccttttaacatatattttgcGTGAAAGGAAAGAATTATCTACCGCTACCTGTGTGGCGTTTGCTCCAG CTGCTTGTATGACATGGGAACTGGCTGAATCAGGAAATGACTTTATTACTTCTGTAATAAATGGAGCTGATTTAGTGCCCACGTTTTCAGCTGCATCAGTGGACGATTTGCGTGCTGAG GTCACAGCATCTGCTTGGTTGAATGATCTGAGGAATCAGATTGAACGTACCAGAATACTTAGTACAGTTTATCGCTCTGCTTCAGCTTTGGGTTCCCGTCTTCCTTCCATGGCCACTGCTAAGGCAAAAGTTGCTGGCGCTGGTGCAATACTACGCCCAGTTTCCAGCGGTActcag GTGGTTATGAGGAGAGCTCAAAGTATGGCGCAAGCTGCTTGGTCCCGTCCCAGCCTACAAATATCCTCATGGTCTTGTATTGGTCCCCGCCGTAGACCTTCAGCAGCTCATTTAACTTGCAATGTAAACGAAGACCCTTCAGAATCTTCTTCAACTCAACAAGACCCCTCCGAGCCGTTCCTCACAACTGTGGAGGAGACAACCACGGTTACTGAAACAACAGATCTTCCCATATCTTCATCCAAGGGTCTAGGTCGGAGATCAGACAGTGACACGACTGAGAATAGTACGGATTCTGAGTCAGACTATGGCGATCATTATCAAGATCGCATGACGGAAGTAGAATTGTGGCAAGAATTAGAGCATGAACTTTACGAGGAGACGAAACCCGAGGAGGTCGATACGGTTAAAGAAATTAGGGAAGAAGAATCCGAAGCCATTGCAGAGGTAAGCGATACTCAGTCTCAAAGCTCAGTCCCTAATACAAACGAGGTGCACAGATTTTTCCCTGCCGGAAGGATACTGCACATTGTGTCACTAGTTTCCGATGAGCCCGATCAAGAAAGTGATAACAATACATCCACTTCCAGTGATCTGGAACACAGCCAAGAAGAAGACGACGACACCAAGGTCGGGATTTTTCTAACTCCTAGATCATTATACAGTAAACTAAGGTTGTCACAGACCATGATTGCCGATCATTTTATGCCCGTTTATAGAAGACAAATAGAGAAGCTGATTAGAGAAGTAGAAAAGGAAGGAATTTCTGATTCTCATAATAGTGAGGACGAAATTCAGTAG